The proteins below come from a single Candidozyma auris chromosome 3, complete sequence genomic window:
- the OFR1 gene encoding Ofr1p has translation MSKALKKLEWLVIIYDKPINQRLKFRPQHFQNFPKLLESGNVTSAGPVFKDDERTQFAGSAFTIAAEKKSDVIDLLKKDVYAKEDVWDFDNVIIHPYTPVVRTLKEFPQ, from the coding sequence ATGAGCAAAGCATTGAAAAAACTCGAGTGGCTTGTAATCATTTACGATAAGCCGATTAATCAGAGACTTAAGTTTAGACCCCAACACTTTCAGAATTTTCCGAAATTGTTGGAGAGCGGAAATGTCACAAGTGCTGGGCCTGTCTTCAAAGACGACGAGAGAACGCAGTTTGCTGGATCAGCTTTCACGATTGCCGCTGAAAAGAAGTCTGATGTCattgacttgttgaaaaaggaCGTTTatgccaaagaagatgtgTGGGATTTCGACAACGTTATCATTCACCCATACACGCCAGTGGTGAGGACTCTCAAGGAATTTCCCCAATGA